From the genome of Haloterrigena sp. KLK7, one region includes:
- a CDS encoding DUF5518 domain-containing protein encodes MASGRTLANAIIGAIVGVVLSFIPLSPVLGGAIAGFLEGSNTQKGALAGALAGALAFLPVAGFAILGLGVLGFGMGVVEAPIEGFAIAALAIVGFGLLLFLYTVGLSLLGGYLGAYLAREYPDQRIRTQETLGLSADRSRSVDATRPPDVRSDSLRNRDRRRERPGVRDSDSGSVSESESESGAESDSERDRDVDRERF; translated from the coding sequence ATGGCTTCCGGCCGAACGCTCGCCAACGCGATTATCGGTGCCATCGTCGGCGTCGTGCTCTCGTTTATCCCGCTCTCGCCCGTTCTCGGCGGCGCTATCGCGGGCTTTCTCGAGGGGTCGAACACCCAAAAGGGAGCGCTCGCCGGCGCGCTCGCTGGCGCGCTCGCGTTCCTCCCGGTCGCCGGCTTCGCGATCCTCGGACTCGGGGTCCTCGGGTTCGGGATGGGGGTCGTCGAGGCGCCGATCGAGGGCTTCGCGATCGCGGCGCTGGCCATCGTCGGCTTCGGACTGCTGCTGTTCCTCTACACGGTCGGCCTGTCGCTGCTCGGTGGCTATCTCGGCGCGTACCTCGCCCGCGAGTATCCGGACCAGCGGATCCGGACCCAGGAGACCCTCGGCCTCTCCGCGGATCGATCGCGGTCGGTCGACGCGACCCGGCCTCCGGACGTCCGCTCGGACTCGCTGCGGAACCGCGACCGCAGGCGCGAGCGACCCGGAGTACGCGACTCCGACTCCGGATCCGTGTCCGAGTCTGAATCCGAGTCCGGAGCCGAGTCCGACTCGGAACGCGACCGAGACGTCGATCGAGAACGGTTCTAG
- a CDS encoding ABC transporter permease, giving the protein MRPVESLRLAWRSIRGHKLRSSLTTLGIVIGIAAVIAFVTLGASLQEGVLGDVSPDDRRNVYGWAAEPETEGGPLAGAQPVFSEDDLEEVSEREGVDAAYGYMPLSTQALVYEGEISPQSDALVAAGPPYIRNDTLAEGRQFEQGEREAVINPAVAGQFEEDVAVGDELTIALQGGQRTTVTVVGITESSEGLSPFEGFEPSPRVYVPTDPFYTEDAAGMIPGSGGSGGESDGGDGNGTATDGNGSATDGNSSDAGGANGTNDALFLAIVIEAESADDAAIERAKESARTYLESDESDASALLADGLEVRLQTSAELLQQLEDVLNLLQNFIVGIAAISLIVGSVGIANIMLVSVTERTREIGIMKAVGAQNREILGLFLAESVILGVVGAILGTLLGLAAGYLGAWYIELPLVYPYEYVALAIVVGMLVGILAGLYPAWRAARTDPIDALRYE; this is encoded by the coding sequence ATGCGACCGGTCGAGAGCCTGCGCCTGGCGTGGCGGTCGATCCGCGGCCACAAACTGCGGTCGTCGCTGACCACGCTGGGCATCGTGATCGGCATCGCCGCGGTGATCGCGTTCGTCACGCTCGGCGCGAGCCTGCAGGAGGGGGTCCTCGGGGACGTCAGCCCCGACGACCGGCGCAACGTCTACGGCTGGGCCGCCGAGCCCGAGACCGAGGGCGGCCCGCTCGCGGGCGCCCAGCCCGTCTTCAGCGAGGACGATCTCGAGGAAGTATCGGAGCGGGAGGGGGTCGATGCGGCCTACGGCTACATGCCGCTGTCGACGCAGGCGCTCGTCTACGAGGGCGAGATATCACCCCAGAGCGACGCCCTCGTCGCGGCCGGTCCGCCGTACATCCGGAACGACACCCTCGCGGAGGGACGCCAGTTCGAACAGGGCGAGCGCGAGGCCGTCATCAACCCGGCCGTCGCCGGCCAGTTCGAGGAGGACGTCGCGGTCGGCGACGAGCTGACGATCGCCCTGCAGGGCGGCCAGCGGACGACCGTGACCGTCGTCGGCATCACCGAGAGCTCCGAGGGACTGAGCCCGTTCGAAGGGTTCGAGCCGTCGCCGCGGGTCTACGTCCCGACCGACCCCTTCTACACGGAGGACGCCGCGGGAATGATTCCGGGCAGCGGCGGCTCCGGCGGGGAGAGCGACGGGGGTGACGGCAACGGAACCGCGACCGACGGGAACGGATCCGCGACCGACGGGAACTCGAGCGACGCGGGCGGCGCGAACGGCACGAACGACGCGCTGTTCCTCGCGATCGTGATCGAGGCCGAGTCGGCCGACGACGCGGCGATCGAGCGAGCGAAGGAGAGCGCGCGGACCTACCTCGAGAGCGACGAGTCCGACGCCAGCGCGTTGCTCGCCGACGGCCTCGAGGTGCGGCTCCAGACGAGCGCGGAGCTGCTCCAGCAGCTCGAGGACGTGCTGAACCTGCTCCAGAACTTCATCGTCGGTATCGCGGCGATCTCGCTGATCGTGGGCTCGGTCGGCATCGCGAACATCATGCTCGTCTCGGTGACCGAGCGGACCCGCGAGATCGGGATCATGAAAGCCGTCGGGGCACAGAACCGGGAGATTCTGGGGCTCTTTCTGGCCGAATCGGTGATTCTGGGCGTCGTCGGGGCGATCCTCGGCACGCTACTGGGCCTCGCAGCGGGCTATCTGGGCGCGTGGTACATCGAGCTCCCGCTGGTCTACCCCTACGAGTACGTCGCGCTGGCGATCGTCGTCGGAATGCTCGTCGGGATCCTCGCGGGGCTGTACCCGGCCTGGCGGGCCGCGCGGACGGATCCGATCGACGCGCTTCGATACGAGTGA
- a CDS encoding ABC transporter ATP-binding protein, translating into MATSGTGGAGSADPDDGIGTAVALEDVRKTYQLGEPVHALDGVSLEIPRGSYTAIMGPSGSGKSTLMNLVGCLDTPTEGTVVVDGENVAALTDRERTTLRGTTVGFVFQTFNLMPRLTATENVALPQLFQNVDRERRRERARDLLERVGLADRADHLPNELSGGQRQRVALARALVNDPALVLADEPSGNLDTDTEADILDLFGEFHDAGTTMIVVTHERHVAERAERIVHLLDGKIERIESLEEDGAGDGDGEEQAGDASSRADSGASD; encoded by the coding sequence ATGGCGACATCGGGAACCGGGGGCGCCGGCAGTGCCGATCCCGACGACGGTATCGGCACGGCAGTGGCCCTCGAGGACGTCCGCAAGACCTACCAGCTTGGCGAACCGGTCCACGCGTTAGACGGCGTCTCCCTCGAGATTCCGCGCGGCTCCTATACGGCGATCATGGGGCCGAGCGGCTCGGGGAAGTCGACGTTGATGAACCTCGTCGGCTGTCTGGACACGCCGACCGAGGGCACCGTCGTCGTCGACGGCGAGAACGTGGCGGCGCTGACCGACCGCGAACGGACGACGCTGCGAGGGACGACGGTCGGCTTCGTCTTCCAGACGTTCAACCTCATGCCCCGGCTGACCGCCACGGAGAACGTCGCGCTCCCGCAGCTGTTCCAGAACGTCGATCGCGAGCGACGCCGCGAGCGGGCCCGCGACTTGCTCGAGCGGGTCGGCCTCGCGGATCGGGCCGATCACCTGCCCAACGAACTCTCCGGCGGGCAGCGCCAGCGAGTCGCGCTCGCGCGGGCACTGGTCAACGACCCCGCCCTCGTGCTGGCCGACGAACCGTCGGGCAATCTGGACACCGACACGGAGGCCGACATCCTCGACCTCTTCGGGGAGTTCCACGACGCCGGGACGACGATGATCGTCGTCACCCACGAGCGCCACGTCGCGGAACGCGCCGAGCGCATCGTCCACCTGCTCGACGGGAAGATCGAACGGATCGAGAGCCTCGAGGAAGACGGGGCCGGGGACGGTGACGGGGAAGAGCAGGCAGGCGACGCCTCGAGTCGCGCCGATTCGGGAGCGAGCGACTGA
- a CDS encoding DUF5788 family protein: protein MTGSTDKLDAADRRDLLERANRQSATIGRELPETITVGDDDLPLEEFIIETRKVEGIPDDVKPLVRETERELAAERKRLVERLESAPIDRETGEEIVETIVGIDRARNALKSLRRERFGAEARSATLDDHERWLEFVDAIRR from the coding sequence ATGACAGGCTCAACCGACAAACTGGACGCCGCTGACCGACGCGACCTCCTCGAGCGCGCCAACCGCCAGAGCGCGACCATCGGACGGGAACTCCCCGAGACGATCACCGTCGGCGACGACGACCTCCCCCTCGAGGAGTTCATCATCGAGACCCGGAAAGTCGAAGGTATCCCCGATGACGTGAAGCCGCTGGTCCGGGAGACCGAACGGGAGTTGGCCGCCGAACGGAAACGACTCGTCGAGCGCCTCGAGTCGGCCCCGATCGACCGCGAGACGGGCGAGGAGATCGTCGAGACGATCGTCGGGATCGACCGCGCGCGAAACGCCCTGAAGAGCCTTCGGCGCGAGCGGTTCGGCGCCGAAGCCCGTTCGGCGACGCTGGACGACCACGAGCGCTGGCTCGAGTTCGTGGACGCGATCCGCCGCTAG
- a CDS encoding ABC transporter ATP-binding protein, with protein MSAIELSNVTKRYGSETALGGLDLTVESGEIYGFLGPNGAGKSTTINLILDFIRPTAGEVRVFGLDARAETLEIRNRTGILPEGVETYDRLTGRKHVEFAIESKNADDDPDELLERVGIADAADKKAGGYSKGMAQRLMLATALVGEPDLLILDEPSTGLDPNAAREMREIIREENRRGATVFFSSHILGQVEAICDRVGILRDGVLVAEDTIEGLRDSMPNQTRLRVQLDRVPDDSAGALEAVQSIDGVSEVSADGTTLVVTCEDRVKTAVLRTIEEFDVEVDDFATDESSLEELFMAYTEDDAQGVQP; from the coding sequence GTGTCAGCAATCGAACTTTCCAACGTGACGAAGCGGTACGGGTCGGAGACGGCCCTCGGCGGGCTGGATCTCACGGTCGAGTCCGGCGAGATCTACGGCTTCCTCGGGCCCAACGGCGCGGGGAAGTCGACGACGATCAATCTCATCCTGGATTTCATCCGCCCGACCGCCGGCGAGGTGCGCGTCTTCGGCCTCGACGCTCGAGCGGAGACCCTCGAGATCCGCAATCGGACCGGTATCCTCCCCGAGGGCGTGGAGACCTACGACCGCCTGACCGGCCGCAAACACGTCGAGTTCGCCATCGAATCGAAGAACGCGGACGACGACCCCGACGAACTGCTGGAACGGGTCGGCATCGCCGACGCGGCCGACAAGAAGGCCGGCGGCTACTCGAAGGGGATGGCCCAGCGGCTCATGCTCGCGACGGCGCTGGTCGGCGAGCCGGACCTCCTGATTCTGGACGAGCCGTCGACCGGACTCGACCCCAACGCCGCCCGCGAGATGCGCGAGATCATCCGCGAGGAGAACCGCCGCGGTGCGACCGTCTTCTTCTCGAGTCACATCCTCGGTCAGGTCGAGGCGATCTGTGACCGCGTCGGCATCCTCCGGGACGGCGTACTGGTCGCCGAGGACACCATCGAGGGGCTCCGAGACTCCATGCCCAATCAGACCCGCCTCCGCGTCCAGCTCGATCGGGTTCCCGACGACTCGGCGGGCGCCCTCGAGGCGGTGCAGTCGATCGACGGCGTCTCCGAGGTCTCGGCCGACGGAACGACGCTCGTCGTGACCTGCGAGGACCGGGTGAAGACGGCCGTCCTCCGGACGATCGAGGAGTTCGACGTCGAGGTCGACGACTTCGCGACCGACGAGTCCTCGCTCGAGGAGCTGTTCATGGCGTACACCGAGGACGACGCCCAGGGGGTGCAGCCATGA
- a CDS encoding ABC transporter permease: protein MSAVTVAKKEFEDAVRSRKLIALTAVFALFTLGGAYLAAQLGEFFAEIGEEGAQGTLDLVFALQTPAAFLVPIIALMVSYKAICGERESGSLKFLLGLPHTRNDVVFGKVLGRSAVVAASIVVGFAVGLGGLVAFVGSVSIVDYLLFTLVTMLFGFVYVCLGIGISSMTRSTTRAAVGAFGLILFFQMVWAILLQVLLYVVENTLVPEQYPDWYIGLASISPDAAYGSALGAVFDESALTMANAYGVEELPLVAEPWFGFVWLALWAAVPLGLGLWRFGSVDL from the coding sequence ATGAGCGCGGTCACCGTCGCGAAGAAGGAGTTCGAGGACGCCGTCCGATCACGCAAGCTGATCGCGCTGACGGCGGTCTTCGCCCTCTTCACGCTCGGCGGAGCGTACCTCGCCGCGCAGCTCGGCGAGTTTTTCGCGGAAATCGGCGAAGAGGGTGCACAGGGGACGCTCGATCTCGTCTTCGCCCTGCAGACGCCCGCGGCCTTTCTCGTGCCGATCATCGCGTTGATGGTCAGCTACAAGGCGATCTGCGGCGAGCGCGAGAGCGGGAGCCTGAAGTTCCTGCTCGGCCTGCCGCACACGCGTAACGACGTCGTGTTCGGGAAGGTCCTCGGCCGCTCGGCCGTCGTTGCCGCCTCGATCGTCGTCGGCTTCGCCGTCGGATTGGGCGGCCTCGTGGCCTTCGTCGGCTCCGTCTCGATCGTCGATTACCTCCTGTTTACGCTGGTGACGATGCTGTTCGGATTCGTCTACGTCTGTCTGGGAATCGGTATCTCCTCGATGACGCGCTCGACGACTCGCGCGGCGGTCGGCGCGTTCGGACTGATCCTGTTCTTCCAGATGGTCTGGGCGATCCTGTTGCAGGTGCTGCTGTACGTCGTCGAGAACACGCTCGTCCCCGAACAGTATCCGGACTGGTACATCGGACTGGCCTCGATCTCGCCGGACGCCGCCTACGGCTCCGCGCTGGGGGCCGTCTTCGACGAATCGGCGCTCACCATGGCCAACGCGTACGGCGTCGAGGAACTTCCGCTGGTCGCGGAGCCGTGGTTCGGCTTCGTCTGGCTCGCGCTCTGGGCGGCCGTCCCGCTCGGACTCGGTCTCTGGCGGTTCGGCAGCGTCGATCTCTGA
- the rpiA gene encoding ribose-5-phosphate isomerase RpiA, translated as MKTAGGSDAAKRRAGERAADEVADGFVVGLGTGSTTAYAIEALGRAVDDGLEIRGIPTSFQSRQLALEVGIPLTTLDAVEGVDLAIDGADQVADDPAADGYGALIKGGGAAHTREKLVDAAADRFVVVADPSKLAATLERSVPIEVIPDAHTVVADRVRDLDGEPTLREAEGKDGPVVTDNGNLVLDCAFGSIEDPDALATRLSRLPGVVEHGLFVGLADATYVGTDDGVERRDY; from the coding sequence ATGAAGACGGCAGGCGGTTCCGACGCGGCGAAGCGACGGGCCGGCGAACGCGCCGCCGACGAGGTCGCGGACGGGTTCGTCGTCGGGCTCGGCACCGGGTCGACGACCGCGTACGCGATCGAGGCGCTCGGCCGGGCCGTCGACGACGGCCTCGAGATCCGCGGCATCCCCACCTCGTTTCAGTCCCGGCAGCTGGCCCTCGAGGTCGGGATTCCGCTGACGACGTTAGACGCGGTCGAGGGAGTTGACCTCGCGATCGACGGCGCCGATCAGGTGGCCGACGACCCCGCGGCCGACGGCTACGGCGCGCTGATCAAGGGCGGCGGCGCCGCGCACACGCGCGAGAAACTCGTCGACGCGGCGGCCGACCGGTTCGTCGTCGTCGCCGACCCCTCGAAGCTCGCGGCGACGCTCGAGCGATCGGTCCCGATCGAGGTGATCCCCGACGCCCACACGGTCGTCGCCGACCGCGTTCGCGACCTCGACGGTGAGCCGACCCTTCGGGAGGCCGAGGGCAAGGACGGGCCGGTCGTGACCGACAACGGCAATCTCGTCCTCGACTGCGCGTTCGGCTCGATCGAGGATCCCGACGCGCTGGCGACCCGCCTCTCGCGGCTCCCCGGCGTCGTCGAACACGGCCTGTTCGTCGGGCTGGCCGACGCGACCTACGTCGGGACGGACGACGGCGTCGAGCGCCGCGACTACTGA
- a CDS encoding DUF1931 family protein, which translates to MADLIVKAAVKEALDDKNVASDFYEALDDEVDELLEDAARRAEANDRKTVQPRDL; encoded by the coding sequence ATGGCAGATCTTATCGTCAAAGCCGCCGTGAAGGAAGCGCTCGATGACAAGAACGTCGCCTCGGACTTCTACGAAGCGCTCGACGACGAAGTCGACGAGCTGCTCGAGGACGCTGCGCGACGAGCCGAAGCGAACGACCGGAAGACGGTCCAGCCCCGCGACCTGTAA